In a single window of the Flavobacterium sp. W4I14 genome:
- a CDS encoding carboxypeptidase Q (product_source=KO:K01302; cath_funfam=3.40.630.10; ko=KO:K01302; pfam=PF04389; superfamily=53187; transmembrane_helix_parts=Inside_1_12,TMhelix_13_33,Outside_34_472) → MIMQINTHQPWRSLKFALILSLIYFGAIGRLSAQKDLSSDSLMIRKIYDNALTAGKIGPNLYHLTSKIGSRISGSANAQKAVEWGKKKMEEIAPDRVYLQEVTVPHWIRGKKEKSFFISRSGKKIPMSVCALGGSIGTGGVLSAQVIEVNSWGELAALENKDVQGKFVFFNRAMDPKEIETFKAYLAVVDQRARGAIEAGKRGAAGALVRSMTLAIDEVPHTGAMSYDSAVKKIPAAALSTKSADVLSHELKRNPDLIYSLEMNCIQLPDVKSYNVIGEIKGSVYPNEFITVGGHIDTWDLSEGASDDGTGFVQTLEVLRLIKNRDQKPERSIRAILYMNEESGAHGALKYAQEAKSAAETHIAVMESDAGGFTPRGFRVEGSQEVKEKMKAWNPLFIPYKVAELYSGHRGVDLAPMKDQAEALISLDCDDQRLFDIHHSALDTYDKINIREVELGAAAMASLIALISKHGF, encoded by the coding sequence ATGATAATGCAAATCAACACACATCAACCCTGGCGAAGCTTGAAATTTGCGCTGATACTATCCTTAATTTATTTTGGAGCTATCGGCAGACTCTCTGCGCAAAAAGATTTAAGTTCGGATTCTCTGATGATCAGGAAAATTTATGATAATGCCCTCACCGCTGGAAAGATCGGCCCAAATCTTTATCATCTAACCTCAAAAATCGGATCAAGAATCTCCGGATCTGCAAATGCGCAAAAGGCAGTGGAATGGGGGAAGAAGAAGATGGAGGAGATCGCTCCGGACCGTGTTTATCTCCAGGAGGTCACCGTGCCACATTGGATCAGGGGCAAGAAGGAGAAATCTTTTTTTATCTCTAGATCAGGAAAGAAAATCCCAATGTCCGTATGTGCCCTGGGAGGATCTATTGGTACCGGAGGAGTGTTAAGCGCTCAGGTAATAGAAGTAAATAGCTGGGGCGAATTAGCTGCTCTGGAAAATAAAGATGTTCAGGGAAAATTTGTTTTCTTCAACAGGGCTATGGATCCTAAAGAGATCGAGACATTCAAGGCGTACCTTGCTGTTGTAGACCAGCGCGCAAGAGGGGCCATCGAAGCAGGAAAGCGCGGCGCGGCGGGGGCCTTGGTGAGGTCAATGACCTTAGCGATAGACGAAGTTCCACATACGGGAGCCATGAGTTATGATTCTGCTGTGAAAAAAATCCCTGCTGCAGCGCTGAGCACAAAGAGTGCTGATGTGTTGAGTCATGAGCTTAAACGAAATCCTGATCTTATTTATTCCTTAGAAATGAACTGCATACAGTTGCCCGATGTTAAAAGTTACAACGTAATCGGAGAAATCAAAGGATCTGTGTATCCCAATGAATTTATCACAGTGGGCGGCCATATCGACACCTGGGATTTGAGTGAGGGTGCAAGCGATGACGGAACGGGCTTTGTACAAACACTGGAAGTTCTTCGCTTAATTAAAAACCGTGATCAAAAACCGGAAAGATCGATCCGTGCAATCTTGTATATGAACGAGGAGTCAGGGGCCCATGGTGCACTTAAGTATGCTCAGGAGGCTAAGTCGGCCGCAGAAACACACATTGCTGTCATGGAGTCGGATGCCGGAGGGTTTACGCCCAGGGGCTTCAGGGTAGAAGGCAGCCAGGAAGTGAAGGAAAAGATGAAGGCATGGAATCCCTTGTTCATTCCTTATAAAGTAGCAGAATTATATTCAGGTCATAGAGGAGTCGACCTGGCACCAATGAAAGACCAAGCCGAAGCATTGATCAGTCTGGACTGCGATGACCAGCGGTTGTTCGATATTCACCACAGCGCACTTGACACTTACGATAAAATAAATATAAGAGAGGTTGAATTAGGTGCTGCAGCAATGGCTTCTCTTATAGCTCTAATCAGTAAACATGGATTTTAA
- a CDS encoding 2-iminobutanoate/2-iminopropanoate deaminase (product_source=KO:K09022; cath_funfam=3.30.1330.40; cleavage_site_network=SignalP-noTM; cog=COG0251; ko=KO:K09022; pfam=PF01042; superfamily=55298; tigrfam=TIGR00004) has protein sequence MDFKQTTMKKVKKPLLLLTLILFCSQTFAQQPAKAKKPFRDAVQAGGLLFVSGQLGLNSLVQGKDSFRDEVRNALGNVERILHENGLSLKNVVKVTVYLKKPKQFDVFNEVYLQQFSDPFPARTCVIVKDLVRHANIEISVVASTP, from the coding sequence ATGGATTTTAAGCAAACAACAATGAAAAAAGTTAAAAAGCCCTTATTATTACTAACCCTGATCCTCTTTTGCTCGCAGACTTTTGCTCAACAACCCGCAAAAGCAAAAAAGCCTTTCCGTGATGCGGTGCAAGCGGGTGGACTCCTGTTTGTTTCAGGTCAACTGGGCCTGAATTCTCTTGTCCAAGGTAAAGACTCTTTCAGGGATGAAGTTCGGAATGCATTGGGAAATGTAGAGCGAATTCTGCACGAAAATGGCCTGTCGCTTAAAAATGTTGTTAAGGTAACCGTGTACTTAAAAAAGCCTAAACAATTTGATGTTTTCAATGAGGTCTATTTGCAGCAGTTCAGCGATCCTTTTCCCGCACGAACCTGTGTGATTGTAAAGGACCTTGTTCGACATGCAAACATTGAAATCTCTGTAGTCGCCAGTACCCCTTAG